One Gammaproteobacteria bacterium DNA segment encodes these proteins:
- the gmhB gene encoding D-glycero-beta-D-manno-heptose 1,7-bisphosphate 7-phosphatase, which yields MKLVILDRDGVINEDSDEYIKSRSEWIPIPDSLKAISSLNAAGYRVVVATNQSGIARGMFDVDTLHAMNRKMASLLRRFGGSIDGVFFCPHGPEDRCDCRKPLPGLFRQISRRYQISLKGVPAVGDSARDLVAAQTMGASPVLVRTGMGERTLAAGDVPDEVPVYNDLAEFAESLLSAHRPS from the coding sequence ATGAAACTGGTCATCCTCGATCGCGACGGCGTGATCAACGAGGATTCCGACGAGTACATCAAGTCCAGATCGGAATGGATTCCGATTCCGGACAGCCTGAAGGCAATCTCGAGTCTCAACGCGGCCGGCTATCGTGTCGTCGTCGCAACGAACCAGTCCGGCATCGCGCGCGGCATGTTCGACGTCGACACGCTGCATGCGATGAACCGAAAGATGGCCTCCCTGTTGAGACGATTTGGCGGCTCGATCGATGGCGTCTTCTTCTGCCCTCATGGCCCCGAAGACCGATGCGACTGCCGGAAACCGCTGCCTGGACTGTTCCGACAGATCAGCCGCCGATACCAGATCTCGCTCAAGGGCGTCCCCGCCGTCGGCGACTCCGCCAGAGACCTGGTCGCCGCGCAGACCATGGGCGCAAGCCCGGTTCTGGTGCGCACCGGCATGGGTGAACGTACCCTCGCCGCGGGAGATGTACCGGACGAGGTCCCTGTCTATAACGATCTGGCCGAATTCGCGGAGTCCCTCTTGTCCGCGCACCGTCCATCATGA
- a CDS encoding thiazole synthase, whose amino-acid sequence MSTIPAQQQTATGVSDDTLEVAGVAYGSRLLVGTGKYKDLAETRAAVEASGAEIVTVAIRRSNIGQDPSEPNLLDVLPPDRFTILPNTAGCYTADDAIRTCRLARELLDGHSLVKLEVLGDEKTLYPDVAQTLKAAGTLLKEGFDVMVYTSDDPIVARELDAMGCAAVMPLAAPIGSGLGIRNPYNIIEIVENANTPVLVDAGVGTASDAAVAMELGCDGVLMNTAIAAARNPVLMASAMRKAVEAGREAWLAGRMPRKRYASASSPLDGAFF is encoded by the coding sequence ATGTCGACTATTCCAGCGCAGCAGCAAACCGCCACCGGCGTGTCCGATGATACCCTCGAAGTCGCCGGAGTGGCCTATGGTTCCCGATTGCTGGTGGGAACCGGAAAGTACAAGGACCTCGCCGAGACGCGGGCGGCCGTGGAGGCCAGCGGGGCGGAGATCGTCACCGTGGCGATCCGTCGAAGCAACATCGGTCAGGACCCCTCCGAACCCAACCTGCTCGATGTGCTGCCTCCGGACCGTTTCACGATCCTGCCGAACACCGCTGGTTGCTACACGGCGGATGACGCGATCCGCACCTGTCGTCTGGCGCGGGAGCTGCTGGACGGGCACTCGCTGGTCAAGCTCGAGGTGCTGGGAGACGAGAAGACGCTCTACCCCGATGTGGCCCAGACGCTGAAGGCCGCCGGGACGCTCCTGAAGGAAGGCTTCGATGTCATGGTCTATACCAGCGACGACCCGATCGTCGCCAGGGAGCTGGACGCCATGGGCTGCGCCGCCGTCATGCCTCTGGCCGCACCGATCGGATCCGGACTCGGGATTCGCAATCCCTACAACATCATCGAGATCGTGGAGAATGCCAATACCCCGGTCCTGGTGGACGCTGGCGTGGGTACTGCCTCGGATGCCGCCGTGGCCATGGAGCTGGGCTGCGACGGTGTCCTGATGAACACCGCGATCGCCGCGGCGCGAAACCCCGTGCTGATGGCATCGGCCATGCGCAAGGCCGTCGAGGCCGGGCGTGAGGCCTGGCTTGCCGGGCGCATGCCCCGCAAGCGCTATGCCTCGGCATCGTCACCCCTGGACGGCGCGTTCTTCTGA
- the glyS gene encoding glycine--tRNA ligase subunit beta — MPERRDLLVEIGTEELPPKALRSLSRAFGVNLSGMLNDLNLEFETHRVFATPRRLSIIVQGLSTRQPDRLNERKGPSVKAAYDAQGNPTRAAEGFARSCGVSIADLETQESGKGAWLVHRSRQAGAPSISLIPDAVQKALDALPIPKRMRWGSSDAEFVRPVHWVVLLFGDEVVDAEILEVRAGRFTRGHRFHHPDPISVSAPEDYASTLRETGYVEPDYDARVARIREQAETLTAGLGGQALLEDDLIEEIAALVEFPVALSGDFDARFLRVPHEALITTMQGNQKYLPVVDHEGRLMPHFIAVSNIDSREMARVREGNERVIRPRFEDAEFFWNQDRKTTLAERRKALGNVVFQERLGSLLDKSARLEALCTHIASALDSDTTHAARAAQLCKCDLMTDMVVEFPSLQGIMGRYYAGHDGEADEVAIALDEQYLPRKAGDALPETGTGRILALADRLDTLVGIFAAGLRPTGLKDPFGLRRAALGALRIIIEGGLPLDLLDLLRQAAKGFTQVPGADQAAEDVFEYALDRLRAYYLDRGIAPDVIDAVHARRPTSPMEFDNRVRAVEAFRQLPEADSLTAANKRIRNILRQSGGTAPGQVDENLLEPGAETRLFRSLADIANDVEPLFAQDRYREALTRLATLREPIDEFFDEVMVMAEDTGLRNNRLALLHRLSEQFLRAADLSRLQGAPQHAHATRS; from the coding sequence GTGCCGGAGCGTAGGGACCTGCTGGTCGAGATCGGCACGGAGGAACTCCCGCCGAAGGCGCTTCGTTCACTCTCCCGGGCCTTCGGAGTGAACCTCTCCGGCATGCTCAACGACCTGAACCTCGAGTTCGAGACCCATCGCGTCTTCGCGACACCGCGCCGGCTGTCGATCATCGTGCAAGGACTATCGACCCGACAGCCGGATCGCCTCAACGAACGCAAGGGGCCGTCGGTGAAGGCGGCATACGACGCGCAAGGAAATCCGACCCGGGCCGCGGAGGGGTTTGCCCGGTCCTGCGGTGTTTCGATCGCGGATCTGGAGACCCAGGAATCGGGAAAGGGGGCATGGCTGGTGCATCGCTCCCGGCAGGCCGGCGCGCCGTCGATCTCATTGATCCCGGACGCCGTACAAAAGGCGCTCGATGCCCTTCCCATTCCGAAACGCATGCGCTGGGGCTCCTCGGACGCGGAATTCGTGAGACCGGTCCACTGGGTGGTGCTGCTGTTCGGAGACGAGGTCGTGGACGCGGAGATCCTGGAGGTCCGGGCGGGCCGGTTTACACGTGGACACCGCTTTCACCATCCGGACCCGATCTCAGTCTCGGCCCCGGAGGACTATGCGTCCACCCTGCGCGAAACCGGATACGTCGAGCCCGATTACGATGCCCGGGTCGCCCGGATCCGCGAGCAGGCCGAAACTCTTACTGCGGGGCTCGGCGGACAGGCGCTGCTCGAAGACGACCTGATCGAGGAGATCGCGGCACTCGTGGAATTCCCGGTCGCGCTGAGCGGCGATTTCGACGCGCGCTTCCTGCGCGTTCCGCACGAGGCACTGATCACAACGATGCAGGGAAATCAGAAGTATCTGCCGGTCGTCGATCACGAGGGCCGGCTGATGCCCCACTTCATTGCGGTCTCGAACATCGACAGCCGGGAGATGGCGAGGGTCCGGGAGGGAAATGAACGCGTCATCCGGCCCCGCTTCGAGGACGCCGAGTTCTTCTGGAATCAGGACCGGAAGACCACGCTGGCCGAACGGCGAAAGGCCCTGGGAAATGTGGTCTTCCAGGAGAGGCTCGGGTCGCTGCTGGATAAATCCGCACGTCTCGAAGCACTGTGCACGCACATCGCATCGGCACTCGATTCCGACACGACCCACGCGGCACGCGCGGCACAGTTGTGCAAGTGCGACCTCATGACCGACATGGTCGTGGAGTTTCCGTCGCTGCAGGGGATCATGGGGCGCTACTACGCCGGTCACGACGGGGAGGCGGACGAGGTCGCCATCGCGCTGGACGAACAGTATCTGCCGCGCAAGGCCGGTGACGCCCTGCCCGAAACCGGCACGGGCCGGATACTCGCTCTGGCCGACCGGCTCGACACCCTGGTCGGCATCTTTGCCGCGGGTCTTCGGCCCACCGGACTGAAGGACCCCTTCGGTCTGCGCCGGGCGGCGCTCGGGGCGCTTCGGATCATCATCGAGGGGGGGCTGCCGCTGGACCTCCTCGACCTGCTGCGACAGGCTGCGAAGGGATTCACCCAGGTGCCCGGTGCGGACCAGGCCGCCGAGGATGTCTTCGAGTACGCTCTGGACCGGCTGCGCGCCTACTATCTCGATCGCGGCATCGCGCCGGACGTCATCGATGCGGTGCACGCAAGACGCCCGACGAGCCCCATGGAGTTCGACAACCGGGTGCGCGCGGTGGAAGCGTTTCGCCAGTTGCCTGAAGCCGACAGCTTGACCGCGGCCAACAAGCGCATCCGCAATATTCTCAGGCAGTCTGGCGGGACCGCGCCCGGTCAGGTGGACGAGAACCTGCTCGAACCGGGTGCGGAGACCCGGCTCTTCCGTTCCCTGGCCGACATCGCGAACGACGTGGAACCCCTGTTCGCACAGGACCGGTACCGGGAGGCCCTGACCCGGCTCGCGACGCTGCGTGAACCGATCGACGAATTCTTCGATGAGGTCATGGTGATGGCCGAGGACACCGGGCTGCGCAACAATCGTCTCGCCCTGCTGCACCGGCTTTCCGAACAGTTCCTGCGTGCGGCGGACCTCTCCCGTCTGCAGGGTGCCCCACAGCACGCCCACGCCACCAGGTCATGA
- a CDS encoding 1-acyl-sn-glycerol-3-phosphate acyltransferase, with the protein MSGIGAKGASGIALALRSLIFSVFFLLTLVFYVVVIGPFLLPFGFETRYRVLSSWTDVNVWFLKVTCGINFRVSGLQNIPAEPCIIMSNHQSTWETMALQQFLPPVVWVVKRELLWLPIFGWGLAMIEPIALNRGSGRSAVEQLVTQGRARLDAGRWIIIFPEGTRVAPGNDKRYKMGGAILASRNGVPVLPIAHNAGYLWPRRHFVKYPGTIDVRIGEPISSGGKTPEEINTELKAWIDQTRAEIGEPEEK; encoded by the coding sequence ATGAGCGGGATCGGCGCGAAGGGGGCATCCGGCATCGCACTAGCGCTGAGATCCCTGATCTTTTCGGTCTTCTTCCTTCTGACGCTCGTGTTCTATGTTGTAGTCATCGGCCCCTTTCTGCTGCCATTCGGTTTCGAGACCCGATACCGGGTCCTTTCGAGTTGGACGGATGTCAACGTCTGGTTCCTGAAGGTAACCTGCGGGATCAACTTCCGGGTCTCGGGTCTGCAGAACATACCGGCCGAGCCCTGCATCATCATGTCGAATCACCAGTCGACCTGGGAAACAATGGCCCTGCAGCAGTTTCTCCCGCCGGTGGTATGGGTCGTCAAACGGGAGTTGTTGTGGCTGCCCATCTTCGGCTGGGGACTCGCCATGATCGAGCCCATCGCGCTAAACCGGGGATCCGGCAGGTCGGCCGTCGAACAACTGGTCACCCAGGGGCGCGCCCGACTGGACGCCGGGCGCTGGATCATCATCTTTCCCGAAGGGACGCGTGTCGCGCCGGGCAACGATAAACGCTACAAGATGGGCGGGGCGATTCTGGCGAGCCGGAACGGCGTGCCGGTCCTTCCGATCGCCCACAACGCGGGCTATCTCTGGCCGCGCAGGCACTTCGTGAAGTACCCGGGCACCATCGATGTCAGGATCGGTGAGCCGATCTCCTCCGGCGGCAAGACACCGGAGGAGATCAACACGGAGCTCAAGGCCTGGATCGACCAGACCCGGGCAGAGATCGGCGAGCCCGAGGAGAAGTAG
- a CDS encoding acetyltransferase, producing MSRIDVFNGDADGICALQQIRLHTPAKSTLVTGVKRDIKLLDGIDAQAGDEVTVLDISLDKNRSGLIRLLDAGARVRYFDHHFAGEIPEHENLESHIDTSPDTCTSLLVDEDIDGAYRAWAVTAAFGDNFHDSARRAAEPLGLSKDDLSLLKELGELINYNAYGATVEDLHFAPAELYRKLSPYTDPLKFIREDEAFAKLRVGYAEDNAEAQGIGPESETEARALFILPAEPWARRVSGVFANELARANPNRAHAMLTRLPKGGFVVSVRAPLATKTGADALCRQFATGGGRQAAAGINDLPEDALEEFGAKFAEVFPGT from the coding sequence ATGTCCCGCATCGATGTCTTCAACGGCGACGCCGACGGCATCTGCGCGCTTCAGCAGATCCGACTTCATACGCCGGCCAAGAGCACCCTCGTCACCGGCGTCAAGCGGGACATCAAGCTGCTCGACGGCATCGATGCGCAGGCAGGCGACGAGGTCACCGTCCTGGACATCTCACTGGACAAGAATCGCTCCGGCCTGATCCGGCTGCTCGATGCAGGCGCGCGGGTACGCTACTTCGACCATCACTTCGCCGGCGAGATACCCGAGCACGAGAACCTCGAGTCCCACATCGATACCTCCCCGGACACCTGCACCAGTCTGTTGGTCGACGAGGACATCGATGGGGCGTATCGCGCCTGGGCGGTCACCGCCGCTTTTGGTGACAACTTCCACGACAGCGCACGGCGCGCCGCGGAACCCCTGGGCCTCAGCAAGGACGATCTCTCGTTGCTGAAAGAGCTGGGTGAACTGATCAACTACAACGCCTACGGCGCAACCGTAGAGGACCTTCATTTCGCCCCCGCGGAGCTCTATCGCAAATTGAGCCCCTACACCGATCCACTGAAGTTCATCCGGGAGGACGAGGCATTCGCGAAACTGCGTGTCGGATATGCCGAAGACAACGCCGAGGCGCAGGGCATCGGACCCGAATCGGAGACCGAGGCCCGGGCGCTATTCATCCTGCCGGCCGAGCCCTGGGCACGGCGGGTGAGCGGGGTCTTCGCCAACGAGCTCGCCCGGGCAAATCCCAACCGCGCCCACGCCATGCTGACGCGACTGCCCAAAGGGGGATTCGTCGTCAGTGTCCGTGCTCCGCTCGCCACAAAGACCGGAGCGGATGCGCTCTGTCGACAATTCGCCACCGGCGGAGGACGCCAGGCCGCCGCCGGGATCAACGATCTGCCGGAAGACGCCCTCGAGGAATTCGGCGCCAAGTTCGCGGAGGTATTTCCCGGCACCTGA
- the glyQ gene encoding glycine--tRNA ligase subunit alpha, which produces MAHFDVSTFQGLILALQSFWARRGCVIVQPYDMEMGAGTFHPATFLKAIGPEPWRTAYVQPSRRPTDGRYGQNPNRLQHYYQFQVLLKPSPDDIQDLYIQSLRELGIDPLIHDIRFVEDNWESPTLGAWGLGWEVWLNGMEVTQFTYFQQVGGLECRPVSGEITYGLERIAMYLQEVESVYDLTWTQGPQGTVTYGDVFRQNEVEQSTYNFEKADVNTLFAVFEACERESLNLIDSGLAIPAYEQMLRASHTFNLLDARHAISVTERQRFILRVRTLARKVAQSYYDARESLGFPLYRPEPDTEVRSAGA; this is translated from the coding sequence ATGGCGCACTTCGACGTATCGACATTTCAGGGCCTGATCCTGGCGTTGCAATCCTTCTGGGCCCGCCGCGGTTGCGTCATCGTGCAGCCCTACGATATGGAGATGGGGGCCGGCACGTTTCATCCCGCCACATTCCTCAAGGCGATCGGTCCGGAGCCCTGGCGCACCGCGTATGTGCAACCTTCGAGAAGGCCGACCGACGGACGTTACGGCCAGAACCCGAATCGACTGCAGCATTACTACCAGTTTCAGGTGCTCCTCAAGCCCTCGCCGGACGACATCCAGGATCTCTATATCCAGTCCCTGCGCGAACTCGGGATCGACCCGCTCATCCATGACATCCGGTTCGTGGAGGACAACTGGGAATCCCCGACGCTCGGGGCATGGGGCCTGGGATGGGAGGTCTGGCTGAACGGCATGGAGGTCACGCAGTTCACCTATTTCCAGCAGGTCGGGGGACTGGAATGCCGACCAGTCAGCGGCGAGATCACCTACGGGCTCGAGCGCATCGCCATGTATCTGCAGGAGGTCGAGAGTGTCTATGACCTCACCTGGACACAGGGTCCGCAGGGCACCGTGACCTACGGGGACGTGTTTCGCCAGAACGAGGTCGAGCAGTCGACCTACAATTTCGAGAAGGCCGACGTGAATACGCTGTTCGCGGTATTCGAGGCCTGCGAGCGTGAAAGCCTGAACCTGATCGATTCGGGACTCGCCATACCGGCCTACGAACAGATGCTGCGCGCCTCGCATACCTTCAACCTGCTGGACGCGCGCCATGCCATTTCGGTCACCGAGCGCCAGCGCTTCATCCTGCGCGTGCGTACACTGGCCCGCAAGGTTGCGCAAAGCTACTACGACGCAAGGGAAAGCCTGGGCTTCCCCCTGTACCGGCCAGAACCCGATACGGAGGTGCGCAGTGCCGGAGCGTAG
- a CDS encoding phosphoribulokinase — MSTKHPVVAVTGSSGAGTTTVKRAFEHIFFREEINPVVIEGDSFHSYNRVEMREALAKADEENRSLSHFGAEANLFGELAELFKTYGETGLGKRRLYLHSEEEAAPYEGLQPGEFTPWEEIPETTDLLFYEGLHGCVKTDEVDVAQYVDLKIGVVPIVNLEWIQKIHRDSAERGYSEEAIVDTILRRMPDYVKYITSQFALTDINFQRVPTVDTSNPFIARDIPTPDESFVVIRFKDPHAFGVDFPYLLSMIQNSFMSRRNNLVVPGGKMGFAMELVLTPVIHDMLKKKRA, encoded by the coding sequence TTGTCCACAAAACACCCAGTCGTTGCCGTCACGGGCTCTTCCGGCGCCGGAACCACGACCGTAAAGCGCGCTTTCGAACACATCTTTTTTCGCGAGGAAATCAATCCTGTCGTGATCGAGGGGGACAGTTTCCACAGCTACAATCGTGTGGAGATGCGCGAGGCGCTGGCCAAGGCGGACGAGGAGAATCGATCCCTCAGTCACTTCGGGGCGGAGGCGAATCTGTTCGGGGAGCTTGCCGAGTTGTTCAAGACCTACGGCGAGACGGGTCTGGGTAAGCGTCGCCTGTATCTGCACAGCGAGGAGGAGGCCGCACCCTACGAGGGTCTGCAGCCCGGAGAGTTCACACCCTGGGAAGAAATCCCGGAAACGACCGATCTGCTCTTCTACGAAGGGCTGCACGGCTGCGTCAAGACCGATGAGGTGGATGTCGCGCAATATGTGGACCTGAAGATCGGGGTGGTCCCCATCGTCAACCTGGAGTGGATCCAGAAGATCCATCGCGATTCGGCGGAACGTGGATACAGCGAGGAAGCCATCGTCGATACCATCCTGCGCCGAATGCCGGACTACGTGAAGTACATCACCTCGCAGTTCGCCCTGACCGACATCAACTTCCAGCGTGTTCCAACGGTCGACACCTCGAACCCCTTTATCGCGAGGGACATCCCCACGCCTGACGAAAGCTTCGTCGTGATCCGGTTCAAGGACCCACATGCGTTCGGGGTGGATTTCCCCTATCTGCTCAGCATGATCCAGAATTCCTTCATGTCGCGGCGCAACAACCTGGTGGTGCCAGGCGGCAAGATGGGATTTGCGATGGAACTGGTGCTGACGCCCGTCATCCACGACATGCTCAAGAAGAAGCGGGCCTGA
- the thiS gene encoding sulfur carrier protein ThiS yields MEISLNGERRDVPEGFTAEALLASLDLTGRRLALEINLEIVPRGEFPRTRLQPGDRVEIVRAIGGG; encoded by the coding sequence GTGGAAATCAGTCTGAACGGCGAGCGTCGCGACGTGCCGGAAGGGTTCACCGCCGAGGCCTTGCTGGCGTCGCTGGACCTCACGGGCCGGCGGCTTGCCCTTGAAATCAACCTGGAGATCGTCCCCCGAGGCGAATTTCCGCGCACCCGGCTGCAGCCGGGTGACCGGGTGGAGATTGTCCGGGCAATTGGCGGGGGCTGA
- the trmB gene encoding tRNA (guanosine(46)-N7)-methyltransferase TrmB: MDTVGDIASSHSANPGPRTVQSFVRREGRLTRGQSRALQDLWPDYGIEPGDNVLNPAAVFGREAPVTLEIGFGNGESLAQLAATHSERNFLGVEVHRPGLGRLLRRIEALGLANVRLVCGDAVELLEQNLPPASLNAVLLWYPDPWPKKRHHKRRIVQPRFVRQIHRALRDGGIFHMATDWQDYARHMMAVMEEVPGFANRAGPRRFSSRPGDRPVTKFECRGNRLGHVTRDLVYTRDGTGT; the protein is encoded by the coding sequence ATGGATACGGTGGGGGACATTGCGTCCTCGCACTCCGCTAATCCCGGGCCGCGAACCGTACAGAGCTTTGTGAGGCGCGAGGGTCGTCTCACGCGGGGACAGAGCCGGGCGCTTCAGGATCTGTGGCCGGACTATGGGATTGAACCGGGGGACAATGTCCTGAATCCCGCTGCCGTCTTCGGACGGGAAGCCCCCGTGACCCTCGAAATCGGATTCGGCAACGGTGAGTCGCTGGCGCAGCTGGCCGCCACGCACTCGGAAAGGAACTTCCTCGGTGTGGAGGTCCATCGCCCTGGGCTCGGCCGTCTCCTGCGACGGATCGAGGCGCTGGGGCTCGCCAACGTCAGACTGGTCTGCGGCGATGCCGTCGAGCTGCTCGAGCAGAATCTGCCCCCTGCGTCACTGAATGCCGTGCTGCTCTGGTATCCGGATCCCTGGCCCAAGAAGCGCCACCACAAGCGTCGCATCGTGCAGCCACGGTTCGTCCGCCAAATCCACCGGGCGTTGCGCGACGGAGGGATATTTCACATGGCAACGGACTGGCAGGACTATGCCCGCCATATGATGGCGGTCATGGAAGAGGTCCCGGGTTTTGCGAACCGAGCCGGACCGCGCCGTTTCTCGTCGAGGCCCGGAGACCGTCCCGTGACCAAATTCGAGTGCCGGGGAAACCGCCTGGGACATGTCACCAGGGATCTGGTCTATACCCGGGACGGGACCGGGACCTGA
- a CDS encoding NADP(H)-dependent aldo-keto reductase — translation MERSRLGRTDLRVSRLCLGTMTFGEQNSESEAHQQLSLAVDRGINFIDTAEMYPVPPKKATQGRTEAYLGSWLEKRGRRDDLVVATKVAGPSDSMRYLRGGPRLDRRHITAALEDSLRRLRTDYVDLYQVHWPHRQTNYFGNLGYVHAEDEDAIEIEETLSALSALVDQGKVRHIGVSNETPWGVMRYLALVEGRGFPRIVSIQNPYNLLNRSYEIGLAEIAHREQVGLLAYSPLAFGVLTGKYLGNKRPGGARLSLFKRFDRYSNIRGTQATARYAALATEHGLTPTALALAFVNSRPFLTSNIIGATSLEQLGENIDAAEIRLGDEVLAAIESIHEAYPNPCP, via the coding sequence GTGGAGCGTTCGCGACTGGGCAGGACCGACCTGCGAGTGAGCCGCCTGTGCCTCGGCACCATGACCTTCGGGGAGCAGAACTCCGAGTCCGAGGCGCACCAGCAGCTCTCGCTTGCAGTCGATCGGGGGATCAATTTCATCGACACCGCGGAGATGTACCCTGTACCGCCCAAGAAGGCAACGCAGGGACGAACCGAGGCCTACCTGGGTTCCTGGCTGGAGAAGCGGGGTCGCCGCGACGACCTCGTGGTCGCTACCAAGGTCGCGGGCCCCTCGGATAGCATGCGGTATCTCCGAGGCGGACCGCGTCTGGACCGTAGGCACATCACCGCAGCGCTTGAAGACAGTCTGAGGCGCCTGCGCACGGACTATGTCGACCTTTACCAGGTCCATTGGCCGCATCGCCAGACTAATTATTTCGGGAATCTCGGATACGTCCATGCGGAAGACGAAGATGCTATCGAGATAGAGGAGACGCTGTCGGCGCTGTCGGCGCTCGTCGATCAGGGCAAGGTTCGCCACATCGGCGTGTCGAACGAAACCCCCTGGGGCGTGATGCGGTATCTCGCGTTGGTCGAAGGTCGCGGATTCCCCAGGATCGTCAGCATCCAGAACCCGTACAACCTGCTGAACCGAAGCTACGAGATCGGACTGGCCGAAATCGCCCATCGGGAACAGGTTGGACTGCTGGCCTATTCACCGCTCGCCTTCGGTGTACTGACGGGGAAATACCTGGGTAACAAACGACCGGGCGGTGCGCGGCTTTCGCTGTTCAAGCGTTTCGATCGATACAGTAACATTCGGGGTACCCAGGCGACGGCGCGTTATGCCGCGCTGGCGACCGAGCATGGCCTGACTCCCACCGCCCTCGCCCTGGCGTTCGTCAACAGCCGCCCGTTTCTGACCAGCAATATCATCGGGGCGACCAGCCTCGAGCAGCTCGGGGAGAACATCGACGCCGCTGAGATCCGCCTGGGCGACGAGGTGCTGGCCGCCATCGAGTCGATCCACGAAGCGTACCCGAACCCCTGCCCCTGA